A part of Asterias rubens chromosome 14, eAstRub1.3, whole genome shotgun sequence genomic DNA contains:
- the LOC117299175 gene encoding uncharacterized protein LOC117299175, with protein MAPQSSTSDSVGEEDSQVSRVMMAPHSSTPDSVNEEDSQVSRVMMSPQSSTSDSVGEEDSQVSRDMMAPHSSTPDSVNEEDSQVSRVMMSPQSSTSDSVGEEDSQVSRVMMSPQSSTSDSVGEEDSQVSRVMMAPHSSTPDSVNEEDSQVSRVMMSPHFSTSDSVSAEDSQDIVYGLTRNSNCYKDSLWSTSFA; from the exons ATGGCACCCCAATCCAGTACATCAGACTCAGTAGGTGAAGAAGACTCTCAAGTGAGCAGGGTCATGATGGCACCCCACTCCAGTACACCAGACTCAGTAAATGAAGAAGACTCCCAGGTGAGCAGGGTCATGATGTCACCCCAATCCAGTACATCAGACTCAGTAGGTGAAGAAGACTCTCAAGTGAGCAGGGACATGATGGCACCCCACTCCAGTACACCAGACTCAGTAAATGAAGAAGACTCCCAGGTGAGCAGGGTCATGATGTCACCCCAATCCAGTACATCAGACTCAGTAGGTGAAGAAGACTCTCAAGTGAGCAGGGTCATGATGTCACCCCAATCCAGTACATCAGACTCAGTAGGTGAAGAAGACTCTCAAGTGAGCAGGGTCATGATGGCACCCCACTCCAGTACACCAGACTCAGTAAATGAAGAAGACTCCCAGGTGAGCAGGGTCATGATGTCACCCCACTTCAGTACATCAGACTCAGTAAGTGCAGAAGACTCCCAG GATATTGTGTATGGCTTGACCAGAAATTCCAACTGTTACAAAGATTCATTATGGAGTACATCTTTTGCATAG